A single Haloplasma contractile SSD-17B DNA region contains:
- a CDS encoding quaternary amine ABC transporter ATP-binding protein: protein MAKGIELKDLSVIFGKPRQREVALDMLAEDYSSAEIREETGATVAVRNVSFDIKESELFVIVGLSGSGKSSLIRTLNLLNKPATGTIKVGGKELSELTSEELREYRRTDVSMVFQHFGLLSHRTVLKNVEYPLEVQGIDSKTCRAKALDAIEKVGLKGWEHQLPNQLSGGMKQRVGIARALTNEPEILLMDEPYSALDPLIRREMQTELLNLEDDMDQTIVFITHDMNEAFKIGDRIALMKDGEIVQLGAPNEFFENPANDYVRNFIADVDKTQILKVRNVMRKPDYIAKANDTVVNTIKNLKDHDLEFCFVTDENNKYLGYVSLEYIQASDAKNISSVIKKDHFTINRNAYLKEIWTLLNESNYDVAVVDVKGRLRGVLDHSEITQVLAK, encoded by the coding sequence ATGGCTAAAGGTATAGAACTTAAAGATCTTAGTGTCATTTTTGGAAAACCTCGGCAAAGAGAAGTTGCTTTAGATATGCTTGCAGAAGATTACTCTTCTGCAGAAATCCGTGAAGAGACTGGTGCTACAGTAGCTGTCCGTAATGTAAGTTTTGATATAAAAGAAAGTGAACTGTTTGTTATCGTTGGTCTATCAGGGAGTGGGAAAAGTTCTCTGATACGAACACTTAATTTATTAAATAAACCTGCAACAGGAACTATAAAAGTTGGTGGAAAAGAACTTAGTGAATTAACGAGTGAAGAACTACGTGAATACCGTCGTACTGATGTCTCAATGGTTTTTCAACATTTTGGACTACTTAGCCACCGTACTGTGCTTAAAAATGTAGAGTACCCACTAGAGGTTCAGGGGATCGACTCTAAAACTTGTCGAGCTAAAGCATTAGATGCAATTGAAAAAGTTGGCCTTAAAGGCTGGGAACATCAGCTACCAAATCAATTATCAGGTGGTATGAAACAAAGAGTTGGTATTGCGCGTGCTCTCACAAACGAGCCAGAAATTCTTCTCATGGATGAGCCATATAGTGCACTTGATCCACTTATTCGTCGTGAAATGCAGACTGAATTATTGAATCTAGAAGATGATATGGATCAGACAATTGTCTTTATCACACATGATATGAATGAAGCATTTAAAATTGGTGACCGCATCGCACTTATGAAAGATGGTGAGATTGTTCAGTTAGGAGCTCCAAATGAATTCTTTGAAAATCCTGCTAATGATTATGTTCGTAATTTTATTGCAGATGTTGATAAAACTCAAATACTGAAAGTCCGTAACGTTATGAGAAAGCCGGATTATATTGCAAAAGCAAATGATACGGTTGTTAATACAATCAAAAATCTAAAAGATCATGATTTAGAGTTTTGCTTTGTAACGGATGAAAATAATAAATACTTAGGATATGTATCTCTTGAATATATACAGGCATCTGATGCAAAAAATATCTCTTCTGTAATAAAGAAAGATCATTTTACAATTAATAGAAATGCATACCTAAAGGAAATTTGGACTTTACTAAACGAGTCAAATTATGATGTGGCTGTGGTTGATGTTAAAGGTCGCCTTCGTGGTGTTCTAGACCACAGTGAAATTACACAGGTATTAGCAAAATAA
- the spoIID gene encoding stage II sporulation protein D, with amino-acid sequence MSNETGERSIYTVQIGDSLWDIANKFNTTVERLKEINNLSTERLQPGMTLSIPSPKQDLNSNTSYSVQPGDSLWSIANKFNVTTYDIKRVNNIKSDNLKRGQTLIIPISLEPDIKTFYRVKQGDSLWNISRQFNISPEQLKDANDLNSNSLMPGQTLIIPTTSESNTETYVVRDGDSLWSIASRFDMTVEDLKELNNLVNNDLNPGEVLKIKSDSSTLIYTVKQGDSLWSIANYYGMSVKELKALNNIDTDNLEVGQTLTVIKRQASPEITTIIYTVDEGDSLWEIANRFGSTVEHIKSLNSLTSNSLQIGQKLTLSKNVKPTDANIMVRVKRYNGNIDRVSLEEYVTGVVSSELSAGFNHEAYKAQALAARTYAVKRIREGKVLSDTASHQVYKDQQQLKDWWGDEFEDIYKKIRLAVSETKGEVITYNDDLIDALFFSTSNGRTENPKNVWGGELPYLRSVDSRWDTKSPHYYDAKVLSYSQFRSRLGLSSNSSLYANIVSRTSGGSVDRINISGSTFTGEQVRKRLALKSTDFDIKFANGNAKIRQRGWGHQVGLSQYGSHYMGEEGYNYRQIINHYYPGVAVTKLI; translated from the coding sequence ATGAGTAACGAAACAGGCGAGAGGTCAATCTATACTGTTCAAATTGGTGATTCATTATGGGATATTGCTAATAAATTTAATACAACAGTAGAACGTTTAAAAGAGATTAATAACTTATCTACTGAAAGGCTGCAACCTGGTATGACACTTTCAATCCCTTCACCAAAACAAGACTTAAATTCAAATACTAGTTATAGTGTTCAACCTGGTGATTCATTATGGTCTATTGCCAATAAGTTTAATGTGACTACCTATGATATAAAACGTGTTAACAATATTAAGTCTGACAATTTAAAACGAGGTCAAACGTTAATTATACCTATATCGCTAGAACCCGATATTAAAACATTTTATCGAGTCAAGCAGGGTGATTCCTTATGGAACATTTCTAGACAGTTTAATATTTCACCTGAACAGCTAAAAGATGCAAATGATCTCAACTCTAATTCACTAATGCCTGGTCAAACACTTATTATTCCAACAACATCTGAATCGAATACTGAGACGTATGTTGTTAGAGACGGCGACTCATTATGGTCTATTGCTTCTAGATTTGATATGACTGTTGAAGACCTAAAAGAACTGAATAACTTAGTTAATAATGATCTGAACCCTGGAGAGGTTCTAAAAATCAAATCAGATTCCTCTACTCTAATATATACGGTAAAACAAGGTGATTCATTATGGTCTATTGCTAATTATTATGGAATGTCAGTTAAAGAACTTAAGGCGCTTAATAATATTGATACCGACAACTTGGAAGTAGGACAGACGCTAACGGTTATTAAGAGGCAGGCATCTCCTGAAATCACTACTATTATATATACTGTAGATGAAGGCGATTCTTTATGGGAAATCGCAAATCGGTTTGGATCAACAGTAGAACATATTAAATCCTTAAACTCACTAACAAGTAATTCATTACAAATAGGACAAAAACTTACATTGTCAAAAAATGTAAAACCAACAGATGCGAATATAATGGTAAGAGTTAAACGATACAATGGAAATATCGATAGAGTTTCCTTAGAAGAGTATGTGACAGGGGTTGTTAGTTCTGAATTATCAGCTGGATTTAATCATGAGGCATATAAAGCTCAAGCCTTAGCTGCTAGAACATATGCAGTCAAGCGTATTCGTGAAGGAAAAGTATTATCTGACACCGCTAGTCACCAGGTTTATAAAGATCAACAACAATTAAAAGACTGGTGGGGAGATGAATTTGAAGATATTTACAAAAAAATAAGACTAGCCGTAAGTGAAACAAAGGGTGAAGTAATCACTTATAATGATGATCTTATTGATGCATTATTCTTCTCTACCAGTAATGGAAGAACAGAGAATCCTAAAAATGTATGGGGGGGCGAATTACCCTACTTAAGAAGTGTTGATAGTAGATGGGATACAAAGTCACCTCATTACTATGATGCTAAAGTATTATCTTATAGTCAGTTCAGAAGCCGTTTAGGGCTATCATCAAACTCTTCCCTATATGCTAATATAGTATCTCGTACAAGTGGTGGTAGTGTGGATAGAATTAATATATCTGGTAGTACATTCACAGGTGAACAGGTCAGAAAGCGATTAGCATTAAAATCAACTGATTTTGATATTAAATTTGCAAATGGTAATGCTAAAATACGACAACGTGGCTGGGGACACCAAGTCGGTTTAAGTCAATATGGCTCGCACTACATGGGTGAAGAAGGCTATAATTACAGACAAATTATTAATCATTACTATCCGGGCGTTGCCGTTACAAAACTTATCTAA
- a CDS encoding DUF3899 domain-containing protein, with the protein MFKFNLKSFLITLFISIVLDVLVLFYADAFDFPVAYINATFTSGILLFGAAILTYASSEGLFDMAIYGTTKFFKYMFSSKKVKMDSYFEYYLKKHENDEVISVFPIILVGIIQLLICFILYFF; encoded by the coding sequence ATGTTTAAATTTAACCTAAAGAGCTTTTTAATCACTTTATTTATAAGTATTGTCTTGGATGTACTCGTATTATTTTATGCTGACGCATTTGATTTTCCTGTAGCATATATTAATGCTACATTTACATCGGGTATTCTACTTTTTGGAGCAGCTATATTAACATACGCTAGTTCTGAGGGTTTGTTTGATATGGCAATATATGGAACAACTAAGTTTTTTAAATATATGTTCAGTAGTAAGAAAGTTAAAATGGATAGTTATTTTGAATATTACTTAAAAAAACATGAAAACGATGAAGTGATATCTGTCTTTCCCATAATTCTTGTAGGTATTATTCAGTTGCTGATTTGTTTTATTCTTTATTTTTTCTAG
- a CDS encoding ABC transporter ATP-binding protein, giving the protein MDNTKTPILEVNNLKQHFEVGSGKKKLTVKAVDGVNFSIYEGETFGLVGESGCGKTTTGRSIINLYDITDGEVYLDGVKIAQGAKTFINQIAEVKAESKRKIIELKEQVSSNEITAEEARIQIEEIKEHKRETISHCKHEIKKSKKLNNENKDYYDRIQMIFQDPIASLNPRMTVKEIIAEGLRINGEKDEDVITKKVSDILKVVGLLPEHRFRYPHEFSGGQRQRIGVARALVINPKILIADEPISALDVSIQAQVINLLNDLKEKFGLTVLFIAHDLSVVKYFSDRIAVMYFGKIVEMADADELFENPLHPYTKSLLSAVPLPDPRYERGRKRESYNPAIHQYDEENQPSLVEIKPGHLVSASPKEIEEFKKQLK; this is encoded by the coding sequence ATGGATAATACTAAAACTCCGATTTTAGAAGTTAATAATTTAAAGCAACATTTTGAGGTGGGCTCTGGAAAGAAGAAGTTAACAGTTAAAGCGGTAGATGGAGTTAATTTTTCGATTTATGAAGGTGAAACATTTGGTTTAGTAGGTGAATCTGGATGTGGTAAGACCACAACTGGACGCTCAATTATCAATTTATATGATATAACAGACGGTGAAGTTTATCTTGATGGCGTAAAAATTGCCCAAGGTGCTAAAACATTTATTAATCAAATTGCAGAGGTTAAAGCGGAATCAAAACGTAAAATCATTGAACTAAAAGAGCAAGTAAGTTCTAATGAGATTACAGCTGAGGAAGCTAGAATTCAAATAGAAGAAATAAAGGAACATAAGAGAGAAACAATATCTCATTGTAAACATGAGATAAAAAAATCTAAGAAACTGAATAATGAGAATAAAGACTATTATGATCGTATTCAAATGATTTTCCAAGATCCTATTGCATCGTTAAACCCACGTATGACAGTTAAAGAGATTATTGCTGAAGGATTACGAATTAATGGTGAAAAGGATGAAGATGTGATTACTAAGAAAGTGTCTGATATTTTAAAGGTTGTTGGACTTTTACCGGAACACCGTTTCCGTTATCCGCATGAGTTCTCAGGTGGTCAGCGTCAACGTATTGGTGTTGCAAGAGCATTGGTCATTAATCCTAAAATATTAATCGCTGATGAGCCGATTAGTGCGTTAGACGTTTCAATACAAGCACAGGTTATTAACTTGTTAAATGACCTAAAGGAAAAGTTTGGATTGACGGTTCTATTTATTGCCCATGACTTATCAGTAGTAAAGTATTTCTCAGATCGTATTGCGGTTATGTATTTTGGGAAAATAGTTGAAATGGCAGATGCTGATGAACTATTTGAAAATCCATTACACCCGTATACAAAATCATTACTTTCTGCTGTACCTCTACCAGATCCTAGGTACGAAAGAGGTAGAAAGCGTGAATCTTATAATCCTGCAATTCACCAATATGATGAAGAGAATCAACCATCATTAGTAGAAATTAAACCTGGACATTTAGTTTCTGCTTCACCTAAAGAAATAGAGGAATTTAAAAAACAACTTAAATAA
- a CDS encoding ABC transporter ATP-binding protein yields the protein MADTILSVNDLHISFKTMHGTVKAVRGVDFKLTRGETLAIVGESGSGKSVTSRAITGILAGNSIHEGGSIIFDDKDLMSIPEDEFHKIRGTKISMIFQDPMSSLNPIMKVGKQISEALYLKLGMTKEEARERALNLMKEVGIPEPEKRFYQYPFQFSGGMRQRIVIAIALANDAELLICDEPTTALDVTIQSQILELINRLKEERGISVIFITHDLGVVANMADRVAVMYAGKIVEYGRVDELFYTPKHPYTWALLSSMPDLDSNDKLFAIPGTPPDMHYPPKGDAFAARNKYALAIDFEEQPPMFKVSDTHYAATWLLHEYAPKAEMPETLRNRIQRMEMRR from the coding sequence ATGGCTGATACTATATTAAGTGTAAATGATTTACATATATCTTTTAAAACAATGCATGGGACTGTTAAAGCGGTTCGTGGTGTAGATTTTAAGTTAACTAGAGGAGAAACTTTAGCAATCGTAGGCGAAAGTGGTAGTGGAAAGAGTGTTACGAGTCGTGCGATTACAGGAATATTAGCTGGTAACTCTATCCATGAAGGTGGATCTATAATATTTGATGATAAAGACTTAATGAGTATTCCTGAAGATGAGTTTCATAAAATACGTGGGACAAAAATCTCAATGATTTTCCAGGACCCTATGTCAAGTTTAAATCCAATCATGAAGGTTGGGAAACAAATTTCTGAGGCTTTATATTTAAAACTAGGTATGACTAAAGAAGAGGCTAGGGAACGCGCATTAAACTTGATGAAAGAAGTAGGTATTCCTGAACCAGAAAAACGTTTCTATCAATATCCATTCCAATTCTCGGGTGGAATGAGACAACGTATTGTAATAGCAATTGCATTAGCGAATGATGCTGAATTACTTATTTGTGATGAGCCAACAACAGCGTTAGACGTTACAATTCAGTCTCAAATTTTAGAATTAATTAACCGTCTTAAAGAAGAACGCGGTATCTCTGTTATATTTATCACCCATGACCTTGGAGTTGTAGCTAATATGGCAGATCGTGTTGCTGTTATGTATGCGGGTAAAATAGTTGAATATGGTCGAGTGGATGAATTATTCTACACACCTAAACACCCATATACATGGGCACTATTATCTTCAATGCCTGACCTAGATTCGAATGATAAATTATTCGCTATCCCAGGAACTCCACCAGATATGCACTACCCACCTAAAGGAGATGCATTTGCAGCTCGTAATAAATATGCTTTAGCTATAGACTTTGAAGAACAACCACCTATGTTTAAAGTTTCTGACACACATTACGCAGCTACATGGTTATTGCATGAGTATGCACCAAAAGCTGAAATGCCAGAAACATTAAGAAATAGAATTCAACGAATGGAAATGAGGAGGTAA
- a CDS encoding ABC transporter permease, producing the protein MAKDNVTLDKSKFEYVQLDEVIYDEQIESEPIGYFKDAWIRFRKNRVSVVAFVILITLMILAVIGPYFNEYTYDDYDNRLQYLPPRVPVLEDYGIFDGTKVLRDRNVTPFFNPNLPDGTVIEMTNEYTKFKCDGNIDNQGTDTIDPINEGDKCINSNGQSIPFKQTTLADVKVDYYLYKGFINTYGENMYLTLTPEQYEKVDKNIIISEETKEQQMVRYIALNSEGVETEYVKAKEKFDQEVDMSTVIGDPEYFADILHNVNVDYYQYIGFEEGEMPYFWLGTDDKGKDLFTMIWLGARTSFMVAFSVAFINIFIGIFVGAISGYYGGTLDLIVQRILEIVSSVPFLAVITLLVLRFGSPLWVVILAFTITRWIPVSRVVRAQFFRYKGREYVLAARSLGASDARIMARHIFPNGVGTIITRTVLMIPVVIFTEANFSFLGIINYQSMTSVGRIVSVGQTEMDHSFHLLLFPSIFISLLMLSFNMFGNGLRDAFNPSLRGVEE; encoded by the coding sequence GTGGCTAAGGATAATGTGACATTAGATAAAAGTAAATTTGAATATGTTCAATTAGATGAAGTTATTTATGATGAGCAGATTGAATCGGAGCCTATTGGTTACTTTAAAGATGCATGGATCCGTTTTAGAAAGAATAGAGTTTCAGTAGTTGCTTTTGTAATCTTAATTACATTGATGATTTTAGCTGTTATTGGGCCATATTTTAATGAGTATACGTACGATGATTATGATAATCGTCTTCAGTATTTACCACCTCGAGTACCTGTATTAGAAGATTATGGGATATTTGACGGGACTAAAGTTCTTAGAGACCGTAACGTAACACCATTTTTCAATCCAAATTTACCTGATGGAACTGTTATTGAAATGACGAATGAATATACGAAATTTAAATGTGATGGTAATATAGATAATCAGGGGACCGATACAATTGATCCAATAAATGAAGGAGACAAATGTATTAATAGTAATGGTCAATCAATTCCATTCAAGCAAACTACGTTAGCTGATGTAAAAGTAGATTATTACTTATACAAAGGTTTTATAAATACATATGGTGAAAATATGTATCTTACACTAACACCAGAACAATATGAAAAAGTAGATAAAAATATAATAATATCTGAAGAAACAAAGGAACAACAAATGGTTAGATATATTGCCTTAAATTCTGAAGGTGTTGAGACAGAATATGTCAAGGCTAAGGAAAAATTCGATCAAGAAGTTGATATGTCAACAGTTATAGGAGATCCTGAGTATTTTGCAGATATCTTACACAATGTTAATGTCGATTACTATCAGTACATTGGTTTTGAGGAAGGCGAGATGCCATATTTTTGGTTAGGAACTGACGATAAAGGGAAAGACTTATTTACAATGATTTGGTTAGGTGCAAGAACGTCATTTATGGTAGCGTTCTCTGTTGCGTTTATAAATATCTTTATAGGAATCTTTGTTGGTGCAATTTCGGGGTACTATGGTGGAACACTAGACTTAATCGTACAACGTATTCTTGAAATTGTCTCTAGTGTGCCATTCTTAGCAGTTATTACATTATTAGTGCTCCGGTTTGGTAGTCCATTATGGGTCGTTATTCTTGCCTTTACAATTACACGATGGATTCCTGTATCTCGAGTAGTAAGAGCTCAATTCTTTAGATATAAAGGTCGAGAATATGTTCTTGCAGCTAGAAGTTTAGGAGCAAGTGATGCCCGTATTATGGCTCGACACATATTCCCTAATGGCGTTGGAACCATTATCACTAGAACTGTATTAATGATTCCTGTTGTCATCTTTACTGAGGCTAATTTCTCATTCTTAGGAATTATTAACTATCAATCAATGACAAGTGTGGGAAGAATAGTAAGTGTAGGTCAAACTGAAATGGACCATAGTTTCCATCTTTTACTATTCCCATCAATATTCATCTCTCTTTTAATGCTATCATTCAACATGTTTGGTAATGGGTTGAGAGATGCATTTAATCCATCATTAAGAGGAGTTGAGGAATAA
- a CDS encoding ABC transporter permease produces MLNYILKRLGLMVITATIIAMIVFVMIKLMPTYEPPVIGTDPELQELIRKREGYDKPIPTQFFYWVRNIFVNGDFGWSDNHHKDAIEVLGDRIPISVQVNILPFFVSVPIGFALGMFAALKKNKISDHIISLGVIFFISVPGFVVASLLQYYFAYEWEILPPMLAADIDTVGNPLLKLRSMILPILSLSFGSVATYTRYSRAELTEVLTSEFMLLCRTKGLTRRQATIRHAMRNSLVPLAPMIIGGLIAIFGGSLIIERIFRIPGIGGIYLESFNDRDYSLIMVVILFYTVIGLVSILLVDISYSIIDPRIRVGGGKRG; encoded by the coding sequence ATGTTAAATTACATATTAAAACGACTTGGTTTAATGGTCATTACTGCAACGATCATAGCCATGATTGTGTTTGTAATGATTAAATTAATGCCAACATATGAACCACCAGTTATAGGTACAGACCCTGAATTACAAGAATTAATTAGAAAACGTGAAGGGTATGATAAACCTATTCCGACTCAATTTTTCTATTGGGTAAGAAATATTTTTGTTAATGGTGACTTCGGATGGTCGGATAATCACCATAAAGATGCAATTGAAGTGTTAGGGGACCGAATTCCAATCTCTGTACAAGTAAATATTTTACCTTTTTTTGTGTCCGTTCCAATTGGTTTTGCACTTGGAATGTTTGCTGCGTTAAAGAAGAATAAAATATCAGACCATATTATTTCTTTAGGTGTTATTTTCTTCATTAGTGTTCCAGGATTTGTGGTAGCGTCTTTACTGCAATATTATTTTGCATATGAGTGGGAGATATTGCCACCGATGTTAGCAGCAGATATAGATACGGTTGGAAATCCATTGCTTAAACTTAGATCAATGATTCTACCTATTTTATCATTATCTTTCGGTTCGGTAGCAACTTATACACGTTATTCCCGAGCTGAATTAACAGAGGTTTTGACATCAGAATTTATGTTATTATGTAGAACTAAAGGTTTAACTCGTAGACAAGCTACTATTAGACATGCTATGAGAAATTCATTGGTTCCATTGGCACCGATGATTATTGGTGGACTAATCGCTATTTTTGGTGGTTCGCTAATCATTGAACGTATTTTTAGAATTCCAGGAATTGGTGGAATCTATTTAGAGTCCTTTAATGACCGTGATTATTCACTTATAATGGTAGTTATACTTTTTTATACAGTTATCGGTTTAGTATCAATTCTACTGGTGGATATTTCATATAGTATCATTGACCCAAGAATTCGAGTAGGTGGTGGTAAACGTGGCTAA